In Campylobacter sp. RM16187, the DNA window TTAGCTAATAAAAATAGTGTTAAAATAACAAAAATTTCAAACGAGTTTAAAAACCCTACTCCAAAAAAAATTGAACAAGTATTAGATATAAAAATAGACCTTGAAGGAAGCTTTAAAGATATTGTAGGCTATATAAATTCTATTGAAGAATCCGATTTAGTTGTAGATGTAAATTATATGGATATTAATTCTACTAAAAAAGAACTAATAGGAACTGTTGGTATTTATGTATGGGGGATGAAATATTAATGAAATTTTATAAAATAATACTACTCGCTTCTATATCTTGTTTGACAGCTCTTGCAAACAACTCAACTCAAGAGCGGCAAAATATAGTACAAACACAAGAAAAAATTCAAAATGTTACTGCTCAAGAAAATGAGCTTAAAAACTCTGATATTAAAGAGTATGACAAGATGTTTGAATCTATAAATACACCCAGAAAAGGTCTAAATGAAACTAATATAAATAAGCTACAAGATCCTTTTTTAATACAAAAACACTCAAAAAAAACCATATCGGATGATAATGCAAGCTCTAGTGAGGTTCTTGGTCTGCATGCTATATTTAATGATAGAGCAAAAATTAATAATAAATGGTATAAAGTCGGCGAAAAAGTAGGAGATTATACACTTAAAAAAATAAAGGCATCAAGTGTGATGCTAGTAAATAAAGATCAAAATTTAGAACTAAATATTACAAAAGGAAGAAATAATGTTGGTATTAAGATTAAATAAATTTATAGCCATAATAGCTTTAATTCTTTTTTCAACATATCCGGCTTTGGCTAAGGATAGTTGCGATAAAAGAATTTTTAACTTAAAAATAAGCGAACAGGTATCCATACAAGAAATCTTAACGCAACTTTCTGATATATGCCATTTTAGCGTTATCACAAAAGACCAATTCGCCAAAAATGCAATAAACGAAGAGATATCGGGAATCAACATAAAAGATATGACTCTTAATGAAATTTTCAATATATTGTTACATGAAAAAAATATATACCATACCTTTGATAAAGGAATATTAAGAATTTCTGCACTGCAAACAAAAACATTTAAAATTGATTATATAACATCTATTAGAGAGGGTGCTGCTATTACTAAAGCATCTGTAGATTCTGCGCCTATTGAAGTAGGAAATGATCAGGATGACGGCGATGTTTCAGATATTACAAAAGGTGGCGGAAAGCTAGATAACGTAATCAGAAGTATTGAAAGATTCGATTTTTGGGAAAAACTTGATTCTGAAATCAAAGCCATATTAAATAACACCACAGAGAGTATTGTAGCCCCGGATCCTATAATAAATGCTAACGCGGGACTTGTTACAGTTACAGGAACCGCTGCTCAAATAAAAAGAGTATCAGAATATATTGATGATCTTCAAAAAAGATTAAAAAAACAAGTACTTATAGATGTATCTATAATATCCGTTGATCTATCGAATAGTTACACAAAGGGAGTTGATTGGAGCAAATTTAATATAGGTTTTAAGACGGGTCTTTTTAATAGATTTATACCTATAAGCATGGAAGAAACGATAGAAAAAGACTCCAGTGGCAACCCTATTAGAGTGCCTAAATTTACATATGGAACAACTCCCGGAAATACAATACATTGGTCAAGCAGAAATATTGATCAAGGAAATTTAAGAGGGGGATTGTCTCAAAATCTAAATCTAATACCCGGATTTACTTTCAATCTGGATGGGGTAATCAACTTCCTTGAAGTAAATGGAAAGACAAAGATAGTATCAAGTCCAAAGATAGCTACTCTTAATAATCAACAAGCCCTTATCTCTGTTGGAGATAACATAAACTACAGAGTCCAAGAAGAGAGTACAAACAACAACGCATTAAGCGGAAAGACAACTGTAACTTACAAACAATACTCAGTTTTTATAGGAATTTTACTAAATTTACTTCCTGAGGTTTCTGACGATAATAAGATTATGCTAAGAATCAATCCTTCATTAAGTAGCTTTAAATACAACGAGGACGATACAAGACAAACCACTACAATAAGGGAGATAGCTCCGGATACTATCCAAAAGAAACTTTCAACAGTAGTTCACGTAAATAGCGGAGATACAATAGTTCTTGGTGGGCTAATAGCTCAAACCAAAGGCAAAGAAAACACAAAAGTACCTTTCTTGGGTGATATTCCAGTTGTTGGAAATGCATTTAAAAGCACAAAAGACCAACTTAGAACAACAGAGCTTGTGTTTATAATAACTCCTAGAATTATAGATATATCATCACCTACCCCAGTAAAACAAACTCTTAAGGATTTAGGTTTTTCAAGGTCAACATATGAGCAGCAATAGATACACAATAATAAAAAATTTATTTGCCGAAGATAGCAATGAAAACGAGTATATACATTTAGATAAATCTGTTGCGGCATATAAAAAGATTATGAATCTTATAGAAAAACCTGTAAAGCTTATAGTGTTTTATGGAAAACCTGGCGGCGGAAAAACTTTTTTATTAAAAAAGATAGTAAAA includes these proteins:
- the mshL gene encoding pilus (MSHA type) biogenesis protein MshL, yielding MLVLRLNKFIAIIALILFSTYPALAKDSCDKRIFNLKISEQVSIQEILTQLSDICHFSVITKDQFAKNAINEEISGINIKDMTLNEIFNILLHEKNIYHTFDKGILRISALQTKTFKIDYITSIREGAAITKASVDSAPIEVGNDQDDGDVSDITKGGGKLDNVIRSIERFDFWEKLDSEIKAILNNTTESIVAPDPIINANAGLVTVTGTAAQIKRVSEYIDDLQKRLKKQVLIDVSIISVDLSNSYTKGVDWSKFNIGFKTGLFNRFIPISMEETIEKDSSGNPIRVPKFTYGTTPGNTIHWSSRNIDQGNLRGGLSQNLNLIPGFTFNLDGVINFLEVNGKTKIVSSPKIATLNNQQALISVGDNINYRVQEESTNNNALSGKTTVTYKQYSVFIGILLNLLPEVSDDNKIMLRINPSLSSFKYNEDDTRQTTTIREIAPDTIQKKLSTVVHVNSGDTIVLGGLIAQTKGKENTKVPFLGDIPVVGNAFKSTKDQLRTTELVFIITPRIIDISSPTPVKQTLKDLGFSRSTYEQQ